The Leucobacter chromiiresistens genome has a window encoding:
- a CDS encoding TetR/AcrR family transcriptional regulator, which yields MAAAKTAQRRRDLLEATTRIISERGLSGASVRAVAERAQVSAGSVLYHFESFDQLVEAAVRGAIGEFIDARRAVAEGHRDPVDRLRATIHAGIPERISDDLRIVYEASAVAREQPRFRLDIALLLERQVALYTSIIDVGVALGAFAPRMDVPAIAANLVALEDAYDLYLLDPDNWQRETYLANTLQFAEIALDCRLTGDRTPPAARTDPEETA from the coding sequence ATGGCAGCTGCCAAGACCGCCCAGCGCCGACGCGACCTGCTCGAGGCGACCACGCGCATCATTAGCGAGCGCGGCCTGTCGGGGGCGAGCGTGCGCGCCGTCGCCGAACGCGCGCAGGTCAGCGCCGGGAGCGTGCTCTACCACTTCGAGAGCTTCGACCAGCTCGTCGAGGCGGCCGTGCGCGGGGCGATCGGGGAGTTCATCGACGCCCGCCGCGCGGTGGCCGAGGGGCATCGCGATCCCGTCGACCGACTCCGTGCCACGATCCACGCCGGCATCCCCGAGCGCATCAGCGACGACCTGCGCATCGTGTACGAGGCATCGGCGGTTGCCCGCGAGCAGCCGCGGTTCCGCCTCGACATCGCCCTGCTCCTCGAACGGCAGGTCGCGCTCTACACCTCCATCATCGACGTCGGCGTAGCCCTGGGCGCCTTCGCGCCGCGCATGGACGTGCCCGCGATCGCCGCCAACCTCGTCGCCCTCGAAGACGCGTACGACCTGTACCTGCTCGATCCCGACAACTGGCAGCGGGAGACCTACCTCGCCAACACGCTGCAGTTCGCCGAGATCGCACTCGACTGCCGCCTCACCGGCGACCGCACCCCGCCCGCCGCGCGCACCGACCCCGAGGAGACCGCATGA
- a CDS encoding P1 family peptidase, translated as MTTAAQPRRDFPPRARDLGVPLDGEPGPENAITDVPGLTVGYTTLVGDEPVATRTGVTAILPRGADLAGAPCAAGIAVLNGNGELTGRSWIEEAGQLQTPIAITNSHAVGAVHQGVDEWMAERHAAAAAQWMLPVVGETWDGYLNSINAGAVRPEHARAALDSAASGAIAEGNVGGGTGMNCYGFKGGTGTSSRVVRAGEQQWTVGVLLQANFGSRRELRVVGRPLGRDSAAPCPMEASDWFEREVEAAGGAPLGAAVPGAGSVIVVVATDAPLLPDQCRALARRVPLGLARTGTTGSHFSGDIFLAFSTANEGALRSRMGTPGGTVETLAHVSWGAIDALYTAVVEATEEAVLNALVAARDMEGRDGHASFALPHDEVRDAFAGAA; from the coding sequence ATGACGACCGCCGCCCAACCCCGCCGCGATTTCCCGCCGCGCGCCCGTGACCTGGGAGTGCCGCTCGACGGGGAGCCCGGGCCCGAGAACGCGATCACCGACGTGCCCGGCCTCACCGTCGGCTACACGACGCTCGTCGGCGACGAGCCGGTGGCGACGCGCACCGGAGTCACCGCGATCCTGCCCCGGGGCGCCGACCTCGCGGGGGCCCCGTGCGCGGCGGGCATCGCCGTGCTCAACGGCAACGGCGAGCTCACCGGCCGCAGCTGGATCGAGGAGGCCGGTCAGCTGCAGACGCCCATCGCGATCACGAACTCGCACGCCGTCGGGGCCGTGCACCAGGGCGTGGACGAGTGGATGGCGGAGCGACACGCGGCGGCCGCGGCCCAGTGGATGCTGCCGGTGGTCGGCGAGACGTGGGACGGCTACCTGAACTCGATCAACGCCGGCGCCGTGCGGCCCGAGCACGCTCGCGCCGCCCTCGACTCGGCGGCCTCCGGCGCGATCGCCGAGGGCAACGTGGGCGGTGGCACTGGCATGAACTGCTACGGATTCAAGGGCGGCACGGGAACCTCCTCCCGCGTCGTGCGCGCCGGCGAGCAGCAGTGGACGGTGGGGGTGCTGCTCCAGGCGAACTTCGGATCGCGGCGCGAACTGCGCGTCGTCGGCCGCCCGCTGGGGCGCGACTCGGCGGCGCCGTGCCCCATGGAGGCGAGCGATTGGTTCGAGCGCGAGGTCGAGGCGGCGGGCGGCGCCCCGCTCGGCGCCGCGGTGCCGGGCGCGGGCAGCGTCATCGTCGTCGTCGCGACCGACGCCCCCCTCCTCCCCGACCAGTGCCGCGCCCTCGCGCGGCGCGTGCCGCTCGGCCTCGCGCGCACGGGCACGACGGGGAGCCATTTCTCCGGCGACATCTTCCTCGCGTTCTCCACCGCGAACGAGGGCGCGCTGAGATCGCGGATGGGCACCCCCGGCGGCACGGTCGAGACCCTCGCCCACGTAAGCTGGGGCGCCATCGACGCGCTCTACACCGCCGTGGTCGAGGCGACCGAGGAGGCCGTGCTGAACGCGCTCGTCGCGGCGCGCGACATGGAGGGCCGAGACGGCCACGCCAGCTTCGCGCTGCCCCACGACGAGGTGCGCGACGCGTTCGCCGGGGCGGCGTAG
- a CDS encoding MBL fold metallo-hydrolase — protein sequence MDEAGSAPPGDGVRLVADDVAMITRANVNCYLVDAAEGPVLVDAGLPGSRRLLAEALTMFGHRPRDLVAVLLTHAHFDHVGLCRELQHDHGVPVYVHDADAPLLRHPYRYAHQSARLRYPLRYPAAVPGLGRMVAAGALGVRGVAEHRGILDREAATRAFAPVFSPGHTLGHCALQYRASRGGSPVDVLFSGDALVTYDPYTGKRGPRLVARAATADADLGFRSLDQLARTQAELLLPGHGAPFEQGAPRAVQEALRAGID from the coding sequence GTGGATGAGGCGGGCTCCGCCCCGCCGGGCGACGGCGTGCGCCTCGTCGCCGACGACGTGGCCATGATCACCCGCGCGAACGTGAACTGCTACCTCGTGGACGCGGCGGAGGGGCCCGTGCTCGTCGATGCCGGGCTGCCGGGGAGCCGGCGCCTGCTCGCGGAGGCGCTGACGATGTTCGGGCACCGGCCCCGAGATCTCGTCGCGGTGCTGCTGACGCACGCGCACTTCGACCATGTGGGCCTCTGCAGGGAGCTGCAGCACGATCACGGCGTGCCGGTCTACGTGCACGACGCCGATGCGCCGCTGCTGAGGCACCCCTACCGCTACGCGCATCAGTCCGCGCGCCTCAGGTACCCGCTGCGCTACCCCGCGGCGGTCCCCGGCCTCGGGCGCATGGTCGCCGCGGGGGCACTCGGCGTGCGCGGCGTCGCGGAGCACCGGGGCATCCTCGACCGCGAGGCCGCCACGCGCGCCTTCGCCCCCGTGTTCAGCCCCGGACACACGCTCGGGCACTGCGCGCTGCAGTACCGGGCCTCGCGAGGCGGGTCTCCCGTAGACGTGCTGTTCAGCGGCGACGCGCTCGTCACCTACGACCCGTACACGGGCAAGCGGGGTCCGCGCCTGGTCGCACGCGCGGCGACGGCGGACGCCGATCTCGGGTTCCGCTCCCTCGACCAGCTCGCACGCACCCAAGCGGAGCTGCTGCTGCCCGGCCACGGCGCCCCGTTCGAGCAGGGGGCGCCGCGAGCCGTGCAGGAGGCGCTGCGGGCCGGCATCGACTGA
- a CDS encoding zinc-dependent alcohol dehydrogenase has product MRAMTYRGPYQVRVENKADPRIEHPNDAIVRVTRAAICGSDLHLYHGLIPDTRIGHTFGHEIVGVVEAVGSSVESLSPGDRVMVPFNISCGSCYFCARGLLSNCHNVNPNATAIGGIYGYSHSAGGYDGGQAELVRVPFADVGPAVIPDWLSDDDALMLTDAFSTGYFGAQLGEIAERETVVVLGAGPVGLAAARSAWFMGAGRVIVVDHLDYRLEKARTFAFAETVAIGDHRDVVVEMKRLTDGLGADVVIDAVGAEADGGVLQHVTAAKLKLQGGSPVALNWAIDSARKGGRVAVLGAYGPLPSAIRFGDAMNKGLTIRANQAPVKRQWPRLLEHIRNGDVHPGELLTHRIPLEHIAEGYHLFSSKLDDCIKPVILTGTE; this is encoded by the coding sequence ATGAGAGCAATGACGTACCGCGGCCCGTACCAGGTGCGCGTCGAGAACAAGGCGGACCCGAGGATCGAGCACCCGAACGACGCGATCGTCAGGGTGACGCGGGCCGCGATCTGCGGATCGGATCTGCACCTCTACCACGGGCTGATCCCCGACACCCGGATCGGCCACACCTTCGGGCACGAGATCGTCGGAGTGGTCGAAGCGGTGGGGTCGTCGGTCGAGAGCCTGTCGCCGGGCGACCGGGTGATGGTGCCCTTCAACATCTCCTGCGGTTCCTGCTACTTCTGCGCGCGCGGACTGCTGTCGAACTGCCACAACGTCAACCCGAACGCGACCGCCATCGGAGGCATCTACGGGTACTCGCACTCGGCGGGAGGCTACGACGGCGGGCAGGCGGAGCTCGTGCGCGTTCCGTTCGCCGACGTCGGCCCCGCCGTGATCCCCGACTGGCTGAGCGACGACGACGCGCTCATGCTGACCGACGCGTTCTCCACCGGATACTTCGGGGCGCAGCTCGGCGAGATCGCGGAGCGCGAGACCGTGGTCGTGCTGGGCGCCGGGCCCGTCGGGCTGGCCGCCGCGCGCTCCGCCTGGTTCATGGGCGCCGGCCGCGTCATCGTGGTCGACCACCTCGACTACCGGCTCGAGAAGGCCCGCACGTTCGCGTTCGCCGAGACCGTCGCCATCGGCGACCATCGCGACGTCGTCGTGGAGATGAAGCGGCTCACCGACGGGCTCGGGGCCGACGTCGTCATCGACGCGGTCGGGGCCGAGGCCGACGGCGGCGTGCTGCAGCACGTCACCGCCGCGAAGCTGAAGCTGCAGGGCGGATCCCCGGTGGCGCTCAACTGGGCGATCGACTCGGCTCGCAAGGGCGGCCGCGTGGCGGTGCTGGGGGCGTACGGGCCGCTCCCCTCCGCGATCCGGTTCGGAGACGCGATGAACAAGGGGCTGACGATCCGCGCGAACCAGGCGCCGGTGAAGCGGCAGTGGCCGCGCCTGCTCGAGCACATCCGCAACGGAGACGTGCACCCGGGCGAGCTGCTGACGCACCGCATTCCACTGGAGCACATCGCCGAGGGGTACCACCTGTTCTCCTCGAAACTCGACGACTGCATCAAGCCGGTCATTCTCACGGGAACGGAGTAG